One window of Magallana gigas chromosome 2, xbMagGiga1.1, whole genome shotgun sequence genomic DNA carries:
- the LOC105340379 gene encoding zinc finger and BTB domain-containing protein 41, producing MEEKINQILQSAIISLCSQHYSEKLEVDGIICISSQQTNLRHVVKIHHTVDPNNLHHGQGVSGNSSPAPASTTPTQWTEQQRRGMIQGEKTKTRKRSRNTEDSDPDFNCSISNSADNFPTIVKQLHKRKSRAQKISTYTEYDSEGSNSPEYGSDAQDGRYGVSDGSLGEEPLGSASVLLKLLAKPHKRSMLVNQPTPVNPSVEMVNLEGAVKSGMEYQIKLNDGSVTRKEHVTQVEEKTTQSPVVKEEPVWDGEYGGMNHQKQNGDVADYKSENSHVGPNSDSAFERNSILMKILEGKSLREAYKTEHGSSPGPDTQIFEEKSKSSEQENSLLYRLPFVSFQDLFPQNSQDILPSENNTSRKRNIGSKKPLTLQTLEYTKTGITKTSTQKQIQHSEQKYSTRLSSGKKNPVSYQEMLGAVNYSSDDEKDQGEREVDEEIYTPQQSEYHLVTREADTVESEIKTGAKRRKMGPRCKVGGKRENPETANKEESGKSKPTVVCSNDKFECSICGRIFDNKALRDMHEDAERAEHFFKCPLCDGFFGSEESKLIHMQDRHGIATKEFAEERANRKLGVAKNKSAVKKKEALLTKMAVSSQDDYKDSSEKGSTDDSCESLAVEIKQEKTSENATECDMCDMKFYETEELKEHIQTFHGAVQ from the coding sequence atggaggaaaaaataaatcagatacTGCAGTCTGCAATCATCTCCCTCTGTTCTCAGCATTACTCAGAAAAATTGGAGGTTGATGGAATCATCTGCATATCATCACAACAGACAAACCTGCGTCATGTCGTAAAAATTCACCATACTGTTGATCCCAACAACCTACACCATGGACAGGGGGTCTCCGGAAATTCCTCCCCAGCACCTGCCTCAACCACACCCACACAGTGGACAGAACAGCAGAGGAGAGGAATGATACAGGGAGAGAAGACGAAAACCAGAAAGCGATCAAGAAACACAGAGGATAGTGACCCTGATTTCAACTGTAGTATAtcaaacagtgcagacaatttCCCAACAATTGTTAAGCAGCTTCACAAAAGGAAATCTAGAGCACAGAAGATTAGTACTTATACGGAATATGATTCAGAAGGTTCTAATAGTCCAGAATATGGATCTGATGCTCAGGACGGTCGGTATGGGGTCAGCGATGGCAGTTTGGGTGAAGAGCCATTGGGATCTGCCTCAGTGTTACTCAAACTTTTAGCAAAGCCCCACAAAAGGTCCATGCTGGTAAATCAGCCAACCCCAGTAAATCCAAGTGTAGAAATGGTTAATCTCGAGGGGGCAGTCAAATCTGGAATGGAGTATCAGATCAAATTGAATGATGGTTCTGTAACCAGAAAGGAACATGTCACTCAAGTAGAGGAGAAGACAACACAATCTCCAGTTGTAAAGGAGGAGCCTGTATGGGATGGAGAGTATGGAGGGATGAACCACCAGAAGCAAAATGGGGATGTTGCTGATTACAAGAGCGAAAACAGTCATGTAGGTCCCAATTCAGACTCTGCTTTTGAAAGAAAttctattttaatgaaaattttagaGGGAAAGAGTTTAAGAGAAGCTTACAAGACAGAGCATGGGTCTTCACCAGGACCTGATACccaaatctttgaggaaaaatcaaaatcatctGAACAGGAAAACTCTTTGTTATATCGACTCCCTTTTGTGTCATTCCAAGATCTTTTCCCACAGAACTCTCAAGACATTTTACCAAGCGAGAACAACACTTCAAGGAAAAGAAATATTGGATCTAAAAAGCCGCTCACTTTGCAAACTCTTGAGTATACCAAAACAGGAATCACAAAAACAAGTacacaaaaacaaatacaacaCTCTGAACAGAAATATTCAACTCGTCTCTCATCagggaaaaaaaaccctgttagCTATCAAGAAATGTTAGGAGCTGTGAATTACAGCTCAGATGATGAAAAGGATCAAGGAGAAAGGGAAGTGGATGAAGAAATTTACACTCCACAGCAATCAGAGTATCATCTCGTGACCCGTGAGGCTGATACAGTAGAATCTGAAATCAAAACTGGAGCCAAACGAAGAAAAATGGGACCAAGGTGCAAAGTTGGTGGTAAACGAGAAAACCCTGAGACGGCTAATAAAGAGGAATCAGGCAAGTCCAAACCTACAGTGGTTTGTAGCAATGATAAATTTGAGTGCAGTATATGTGGACGTATATTTGACAATAAAGCTCTGCGGGACATGCACGAAGACGCTGAGCGCGCTGAGCACTTCTTCAAGTGTCCGTTATGTGATGGGTTCTTTGGAAGTGAAGAATCGAAACTAATTCACATGCAAGACAGACATGGAATAGCTACTAAAGAATTTGCTGAAGAAAGGGCAAACAGAAAGCTCGGTGTTGCAAAGAATAAGTCAGCGGTAAAGAAGAAAGAGGCTTTGCTGACAAAGATGGCAGTTTCATCTCAGGACGATTATAAAGATTCTTCTGAGAAAGGATCAACAGACGATAGTTGCGAGTCACTTGCTGTTGAGATTAAGCAAgaaaaaacaagtgaaaatgCAACTGAGTGTGATATGtgtgatatgaaattttatgagaCGGAAGAGCTCAAAGAACACATTCAAACATTTCATGGGGCTGTTCAATAA